From Scomber scombrus chromosome 6, fScoSco1.1, whole genome shotgun sequence, the proteins below share one genomic window:
- the dusp6 gene encoding dual specificity protein phosphatase 6 has translation MLDKLKPVVQLDTVMAISKTVGWLREQLETRRDGLLVMDCRAQELYESSHVESSINVAIPSLMLRRLKKGNLPVRSLLSDGEDRERFVRRCKTDTIVLYDEYSREWNENVDGGSVLGLLLRRMKDEGYRAYYLEGGFSKFQAEYPGMCDTNLDGSSNSSSPTAHVLGLGGLRISSDSSDIESDIDPSSATDSDGSPLSNPQPSFPVEILPHLYLGCAKDSTNLDVLEEYGIKYILNVTPNLPNLFENAGEFKYKQIPISDHWSQNLSQFFPEAISFIDEARGQKCGVLVHCLAGISRSVTVTVAYLMQKLNLSMNDAYDIVKMKKSNISPNFNFMGQLLDFERTLGLKSPCDNRMAAPSQQLYFTTPTNHNVFQLDPLEST, from the exons ATGCTTGACAAGCTCAAGCCCGTAGTCCAGCTCGACACGGTCATGGCGATCAGCAAGACGGTGGGCTGGCTCCGGGAACAGCTGGAGACGCGCAGGGACGGCCTTTTGGTGATGGACTGCCGGGCCCAGGAGCTCTACGAGTCGTCGCACGTAGAGTCGTCTATCAATGTGGCCATACCGAGCCTCATGCTCCGCAGACTCAAGAAAGGCAACCTGCCCGTCCGGTCGCTGCTCTCAGACGGCGAGGACCGGGAGAGATTCGTGCGTCGCTGCAAGACGGACACCATAGTGCTGTACGACGAGTACAGCCGGGAGTGGAACGAGAACGTGGACGGGGGCTCCGTCTTGGGTTTGCTgctgaggaggatgaaggacgAAGGCTACAGGGCCTATTATCTGGAGG GTGGCTTCAGTAAATTCCAGGCAGAGTACCCTGGTATGTGCGACACCAATCTTGACGGCTCCTCCAACAGCAGCTCCCCCACAGCTCACGTACTTGGCCTCGGCGGGCTCCGGATCAGCTCTGACTCTTCGGATATCGAGTCAGACATAGACCCGAGCAGCGCCACGGACTCTGACGGCAGCCCGCTATCCAACCCGCAGCCCTCCTTCCCGGTGGAGATCCTGCCGCACCTCTACCTGGGCTGCGCCAAGGACTCCACCAACCTGGACGTGCTGGAGGAGTACGGCATCAAGTACATCCTCAACGTGACTCCTAACCTGCCCAATCTCTTTGAGAATGCAGGGGAGTTTAAGTACAAGCAGATCCCCATCTCAGATCACTGGAGCCAGAATCTGTCTCAGTTCTTCCCCGAAGCCATCAGCTTCATCG ATGAAGCCAGAGGCCAGAAGTGTGGCGTCCTCGTCCACTGCTTGGCCGGCATCAGCCGCTCAGTCACAGTGACAGTGGCCTACCTGATGCAGAAGCTCAATCTGTCCATGAACGACGCCTACGACATCGTCAAGATGAAAAAGTCCAACATCTCACCCAACTTCAACTTCATGGGCCAGCTCCTGGACTTTGAGCGCACGCTGGGCCTGAAGAGCCCATGCGACAACCGCATGGCAGCACCGAGCCAGCAGCTCTACTTTACGACCCCGACCAACCACAATGTCTTCCAGCTGGACCCCCTGGAGTCCACGTGA